GCATCCAAACTTACAGTAACCTTACGTACTCGCATTTCAAACAAAGACATTCACTATGCTGAGGGTTTAGCCAGCGGTTCCAAAATTATGGAATTGTTTGGCGATGCCGCCACGGAAATTTTGATCCGGCATGATGGTGAAGAGGGCCTGTTCCGGGCCTATGAAGAAGTTGAATTTTTGGCCCCCGTGTATGCAGGGGATTTTATCGAGGTGCATGCCACCCTTGTTGGAGAAGGCAATTCATCGCGTACAATAGACTTTGAAGCCGTGAAAATAGTTGAAGCAAGCCGCGACCCCAAACATCCCACCCATGCAAC
This window of the Deltaproteobacteria bacterium GWA2_45_12 genome carries:
- a CDS encoding 3-aminobutyryl-CoA ammonia lyase, which translates into the protein MAASKLTVTLRTRISNKDIHYAEGLASGSKIMELFGDAATEILIRHDGEEGLFRAYEEVEFLAPVYAGDFIEVHATLVGEGNSSRTIDFEAVKIVEASRDPKHPTHATVLKEPILVAQAMGTCVVKKKH